From a region of the Salmo trutta chromosome 10, fSalTru1.1, whole genome shotgun sequence genome:
- the LOC115201495 gene encoding brefeldin A-inhibited guanine nucleotide-exchange protein 3 isoform X1, with the protein MEEILRKLQKDASGNKHKAIRDSCVFACETLQKQTGSATIPPSRLRERCLLPLQLALESKNMKLAQTALTGMQKILCEDRFVAVEAEALESQLLSQMLDAVRVTPMLHEDLQVEVMKVLLCITYSSTFEINGDSILRIAEVCIETYMSSCHQRSINTAVRATLSQILGDLALQLRHRQGVDGEDPPVPAHQRKDVSPTAQSLCEDVVTVITVFCEKLEGVDHENQLLQLLYLECILSMLSSCPPTMHLNRGFTDLIWKQLCPALVVIMGNPVNDKTITSAHGHGRGCQDPDPSLGGVSDQGRGSGCSSTTPAMIGPVVRTICYVAAELVRLVGCVESMKPVLQSLYHRILLYPPPQHRVEAIKIMKEILGSPQRLFDLAGPCVIEPESRKRSFSKRKSHLDLLKLVMDGMTEACMKGGIEACYSSVSCACALLGALDELSHGRGLQSEQARMLLRRLDELKEGAESTRESMEINEADFRWQRHVLSSEHAPSEPSATSATERSPDISISVTTDTGKTTLDGELGQTTLDGELGQTTPEGEECGEEPRLPSPSSCGPDADPDPELRPCVREPGAEPGGPPDVVQRSHALVYPDITNFLSVDARAHPHGSRYSESNFSVDEGEMSRTEFDSCDQYSMAAEKDSGRSDVSDMGSDNCSLADEEQTPRDCPGHRSLRTAALSLKLLKNQEADQQSARLFVQSLAGLLPRLLGMHSTTDVDTSLQNFSSTFCSGLQAGGIHSPGYEGSENLNCQALMNADGLYLVSYYALLLSLKLCCQDYYRRRPMPVLVSLKEFVRLIQSSGVLVVLSQAWIEELYLQVLDRNLLGEAGYWGSPEEHSLPLITMLTDIDGLGSSAIGGQLIRKANTQSPFSCDKSGSDTLMAGIVFARYILMGCWKNLMDTLSTPLTGRMAGSSKGLAFMLGSEGLKEQSQRERDTICLSLDGLRKAAGLSCALGVAANCAWALAQMAAASCVQEEKEEKEVGESGDAITQVKQRVEQKLEQMGRPQGVRLHTAHVLCMEAILNVGLEMGSHNQDCWPHVFRVCEYVSSLEHSHFSDGSSQAIMTITQAQQAVDLGLDLCGEPSPDRDLALSSQPVIQPQSIQELLREGRGGKGLDRSLMTGTSASKAVCSLSTQADRLFEDSVSKLNMVSLVGFLHQLRRASQSQLFDSVTETGDYSLAMPGEAKSTMDRRSALHLFRLGEAMLRIVRNKTRPLLHMMRAWSIVAPHLVEAACHKERHVSQKAVSFIHDVLMEVLTSWAELPHFHFNEALFRPFEHIMQLELCDEDVQDQVVTSIGELVEMCSPQIQSGWRPLFSALRTVHGNKPDMKDYLIGEYSMGKSQAPVFDVFEAFINTDNIQVFANAATDYIMCLMKFVKGLGKSGEVDYKEIGDCVNATGYSSTDLCLPALDYLRKCSQLLAKIYKMPSKPVFLGARLASLPMRAQEKSVSSEDGMDCVLAEFDDDTGLIQVWILLLEQLTAAVSNCPRQHQPPTLELLFELLRALTNLPGPGFAIFSVIQLLLPVMSLWLQRSHGDHAYWDIAAANFKHAIGLCCELVVEHIQSFIHSDIGYEHLINLMLKDLFKLLVACVAEPAETISRVGCSCIRYVLVTVGPVFTEEMWRLACCALQDAFSATLEPVKNLLACFRSGSDSFSGDACEVKVAAPSHSPSAEAEYWRIRAMAQQVFMLDTQCSPKTPNNKEGFEHAQSCVLIIELPSDQQSNGHTQKRKIGIPFRTIVVSLLSHQVLLQNLYDILLEEFVKHPGDAETQEKTTPVSDPRPSGFLRYISMQNLAIIFDLLLDSYRTARDFDTRPGLKYLLMKVSGVCGAANLYRQSAMSFNIYFQALLCATLTNQESITAELVKKILYEEDEGSSDSSQQCSSEDEDIFEETAQVSPPRGKEKRQWRATIPSLSIQPVSSADWAWLVKRLHKLCMDLCNNYIQMHLDQENLVDEAVPVFRGDPLFFLPFFPSTPETPTPSTGGLSGRGTPSDDSVHSHLAETPSEDTHSPTAGYCMDSLPHLRGERRDPAGRKKEWWESAGNKLYTIATDKTITKLMMEYKKRKQQHNHTTFVKETKGGENRGEAGTMRGPESSNPQRPQQLVDPGPMRHSFSAGPEVLRQEKIRPRSGSTASSHSVSIRDSAAQIQAWTNMVLTILTQIQLLPDPTFVALQPAVFPCISQLTCHVTDLRVRQAVREWLSRVGRMYDITM; encoded by the exons AAGATCCTGTGTGAGGACAGGTTTGTGGCTGTGGAGGCGGAGGCTCTGGAGAGCCAGCTGTTGAGTCAGATGCTGGATGCAGTGAGGGTGACCCCCATGCTCCACGAGGACCTGCAGGTCGAGGTCATGAAG GTCCTTCTCTGCATCACGTACTCCTCCACCTTTGAGATCAACGGAGACTCCATCCTGAGGATTGCTGAG GTGTGTATTGAGACGTACATGTCAAGCTGTCACCAGCGCAGCATCAACACGGCCGTGAGGGCCACCCTCAGCCAGATCCTGGGGGACCTCGCCCTGCAGCTCAGACACAGACAG GGAGTGGATGGCGAAGACCCACCAGTGCCCGCACACCAGCGCAAAG ATGTGTCTCCCACTGCACAGTCCCTGTGTGAGGACGTTGTGACTGTGATAACCGTCTTCTGCGAGAAGCTAGAGGGGGTTGACCA TGAGAACCAGCTGCTCCAGCTGCTCTACCTAGAGTGCATCCTGTCTATGCTCAGCAGCTGTCCTCCCACCATGCACCTGAACAGAGGCTTCACAGACCTGATCTG GAAGCAACTTTGTCCGGCGTTGGTAGTGATCATGGGAAACCCTGTGAACGACAAGACCATCACCTCGGCCCACGGCCACGGACGGGGGTGTCAGGATCCAGACCCCTCTCTAGGTGGTGTGTCTGACCAGGGTCGGGGATCTGGCTGCTCCTCCACCACCCCGGCCATGATCGGCCCGGTGGTGCGGACCATCTGCTACGTGGCTGCTGAGCTGGTGCGCCTGGTTGGCTGTGTGGAGTCCATGAAGCCTGTTCTGCAGTCGCTGTACCACCGTATCCTGCTCTATCCCCCCCCACAGCACCGCGTGGAGGCCATCAAGATCATGAAGGAG ATTCTGGGAAGTCCTCAGCGCTTGTTTGACCTGGCTGGTCCCTGTGTTATAGAGCCTGAGTCTAGGAAAAGGTCCTTCTCCAAGAGGAAGTCTCACCTGGACCTGCTCAAATT GGTGATGGATGGCATGACAGAGGCCTGTATGAAGGGGGGCATCGAGGCCTGCTACTCCTCAGTGTCGTGTGCCTGTGCCCTCCTGGGAGCTCTGGATGAGCTGAGTCATGGGCGTGGCCTACAGTCAGAACAGGCCCGCATGCTGCTGCGCCGATTGGACGAGTTGAAAGAGGGGGCAGAATCCACGCGGGAGTCCATGGAGATCAATGAGGCGGACTTCCGCTGGCAGCGTCACGTCCTCTCGTCTGAGCACGCTCCCTCTGAGCCCTCTGCCACCTCCGCCACGGAGCGCAGCCCTGACATCAGCATCAGCGTCACCACAGATACGGGCAAGACCACTCTGGATGGGGAGCTGGGGCAGACCACTCTGGATGGGGAGCTGGGGCAGACCACTCCAGAGGGGGAGGAGTGTGGTGAAGAACCCCGGCTGCCTTCGCCTTCCTCCTGTGGGCCGGACGCTGACCCTGACCCTGAACTACGTCCCTGTGTGAGGGAGCCAGGCGCCGAGCCCGGAGGACCCCCAGACGTGGTGCAGCGCAGCCATGCACTAGTCTACCCCGACATCACTAACTTCCTGTCCGTGGATGCCCGGGCGCACCCCCACGGCTCGCGCTACAGTGAGAGCAACTTCAGCGTGGATGAGGGGGAGATGTCGCGCACTGAGTTTGATTCATGTGACCAGTACTCCATGGCGGCGGAGAAGGACTCGGGCCGCTCGGATGTGTCAGACATGGGCTCTGATAACTGCTCCCTGGCCGATGAGGAGCAGACACCCAGGGACTGTCCCGGTCATCGCTCCCTGAGGACGGCAGCCCTGTCCCTGAAGCTACTGAAGAACCAGGAGGCTGACCAGCAGAGCGCCCGGCTCTTTGTCCAGTCTCTGGCCGGCCTGCTGCCTCGCCTGCTGGGGATGCACAGCACAACAGACGTGGACACGTCCCTGCAGAACTTCTCCTCCACATTCTGCTCCGGCCTACAGGCGG GTGGCATCCATTCACCAGGCTATGAGGGCAGTGAGAACCTGAACTGTCAGGCCCTGATGAACGCTGATGGCCTTTACCTGGTCTCCTACTACGCCTTGCTCCTCAGCCTCAAACTCTGCTGCCAGGACTACTACCGCAGGAGGCCCATGCCTGTGCTGGTCAGCCTG AAAGAGTTTGTTCGTCTCATCCAGAGCAGTGGGGTGCTGGTGGTGCTGTCTCAGGCCTGGATCGAGGAGCTCTACCTCCAGGTTCTGGACCGGAACTTGCTGGGGGAGGCTGGCTACTGGGGCTCACCAGAGGAACACTCCTTACCCCTCATCACCATGCTAACTG ACATCGATGGGCTGGGCAGTAGTGCCATCGGAGGTCAGCTGATCCGTAAGGCCAACACACAGTCCCCCTTCAGCTGTGACAAGAGTGGCAGTGACACCCTCATGGCAG GCATCGTGTTTGCTCGCTACATCCTGATGGGCTGCTGGAAGAACCTGATGGACACCCTGTCCACTCCCCTGACGGGGCGCATGGCGGGCAGCTCCAAGGGCCTGGCCTTCATGCTGGGGTCTGAGGGGCTGAAGGAGcagagccagagggagagagacaccatCTGTCTCAGCCTGGATGGACTACGCAAGGCAGCCGGACTCAGTTGTGCTCTAG GTGTGGCTGCCAATTGTGCCTGGGCTCTGGCCCAGATGGCGGCAGCCTCATGTGtgcaggaggagaaggaggagaaggaggtgggCGAGTCTGGAGATGCCATCACACAAG tcAAGCAGCGTGTGGAGCAGAAGCTGGAGCAGATGGGACGTCCTCAGGGGGTGCGGCTGCACACGGCCCATGTGCTCTGCATGGAGGCCATCCTCAACGTGGGCCTGGAGATGGGCAGCCACAACCAGGACTGCTGGCCCCATGTCTTCAG GGTGTGCGAATATGTCAGCTCTCTGGAGCACAGCCACTTCAGCGACGGCAGCTCCCAGGCCATCATGACTATCACCCAGGCCCAGCAGGCTGTAGACCTGGGGCTGGATTTGTGCGGCGAGCCTAGTCCGGACAGAGATCTGGCCCTCAGCAGCCAGCCGGTCATCCAGCCCCAGTCCATCCAGGAGCTGCTaagggagggtaggggggggaaAGGCCTGGACCGTAGCCTGATGACTGGGACCAGCGCATCCAAGGCCGTCTGCAGCCTATCTACACAGGCAGACAG GTTATTTGAGGACTCTGTCAGTAAACTGAACATGGTTAGCCTGGTGGGTTTCCTGCACCAGCTGAGGAGAGCATCTCAGTCCCAGCTCTTTGACTCAGTCACTGAGACAGGAGACTACTCCTTAGCCATGCCAG GAGAGGCCAAGTCCACCATGGACAGGCGTAGCGCCCTGCATCTGTTCCGGCTGGGTGAGGCCATGCTGCGGATCGTGAGGAATAAGACCAGACCCCTGCTGCACATGATGAGGGCCTGGAGCATAGTGGCACCGCACCTGGTGGAG GCTGCCTGCCACAAAGAGCGCCATGTATCCCAGAAGGCTGTGTCCTTCATCCATGATGTTCTGATGGAGGTGCTAACCAGCTGGGCAGAGCTTCCCCACTTCCACTTTAACGAGGCGCTCTTCAGACCCTTCGAGCACATCATGCAGCTGGAGCTGTGTGACGAGGATGTGCAGGACCAG GTGGTCACGTCCATAGGGGAGCTGGTAGAGATGTGTTCCCCTCAGATCCAGTCTGGCTGGAGACCTCTATTCAGTGCCCTGAGGACTGTGCATGGGAACAAACCAGACATGAAAGACTACCTGATAGGAGAATATTCCATGG GGAAGTCTCAGGCGCCTGTGTTTGATGTCTTTGAAGCGTTTATCAACACCGACAACATTCAGGTCTTCGCCAACGCAGCAACTGACTACATCATGTGCCTTATGAAGTTTGTCAAAGGTTTAGGTAAGTCAG GAGAAGTGGACTATAAGGAGATTGGGGACTGTGTCAATGCCACTGGCTACAGTTCTACAGACCTGTGCCTCCCTGCTCTGGACTACCTGAGGAAGTGCTCCCAG CTGCTTGCCAAAATCTACAAGATGCCTTCCAAGCCAGTGTTCCTGGGAGCCCGGCTGGCCAGCCTGCCCATGAGGGCCCAAGAGAAGTCTGTCAGCAGTGAGGATGGCATGGACTGTGTCCTGGCTGAGTTTGACGATGACACAGGCCTGATCCAGGTTTGGATCCTGCTGCTGGAGCAGCTGACTGCAGCGGTATCGAACTGCCCCCGGCAGCACCAGCCCCCCACCCTGGAACTGCTGTTTGAACTTCTCAGAGCGCTCACCAATTTGCCAG GACCGGGCTTTGCCATATTCTCTGTGATCCAGCTTCTTCTTCCTGTGATGTCACTTTGGCTCCAGCGTAGCCATGGCGACCATGCGTACTGGGACATAGCCGCAGCCAACTTCAAGCACGCCATTGGGTTGTGCTGTGAGTTGGTAGTGGAGCACATTCAAAGCTTCATCCACTCAG ATATTGGCTATGAGCATCTGATCAACCTGATGCTAAAGGACCTCTTCAAGCTGCTGGTGGCCTGTGTGGCTGAACCTGCTGAGACGATCTCTAGAGTGGGCTGCTCTTGCATCAG GTACGTGTTGGTGACGGTAGGCCCAGTCTTCACTGAGGAGATGTGGCGTCTGGCATGCTGTGCCCTGCAGGATGCCTTCTCTGCCACCCTGGAGCCTGTCAAG AACCTGCTGGCGTGTTTCCGTAGTGGTTCAGACAGCTTCTCTGGGGACGCCTGTGAGGTTAAGGTGGCCGCCCCGTCCCACTCCCCCTCTGCTGAGGCAGAGTACTGGAGAATCAGAGCCATGGCCCAGCAG GTGTTTATGCTGGACACCCAGTGCTCCCCTAAAACCCCCAATAACAAGGAAGGCTTTGAGCATGCCCAGTCCTGTGTGCTCATCATAGAGCTCCCATCAGACCAGCAATCCAATGGTCACACTCAGAAAAG AAAAATTGG GATTCCTTTCAGAACTATAGTGGTTAGCTTACTCTCTCACCAAGTGTTGCTCCAGAACCTGTATGACATTCTGCTGGAGGAGTTTGTTAAGCACCCTGGTGATGCTGAGACCCAGGAGAAGACCACCCCAGTATCTGATCCTAGACCATCTGGTTTCCTGCGCTACATCTCCATGCAGAACCTGGCCATCATCTTCGACCTGCTGCTGGACTCCTACCGCACAGCCCGAGACTTTGATACGCGCCCGGGCCTCAAGTACCTGCTGATGAAGGTGTCTGGGGTGTGTGGCGCTGCCAACCTGTACCGCCAGTCTGCCATGAGCTTCAACATCTACTTCCAGGCCCTGCTGTGTGCCACGCTCACCAACCAGGAGAGCATCACTGCTGAGCTGGTGAAGAAGATCCTTTACGAGGAGGACGAGGGCAGCTCCGACTCCTCCCAGCAGTGCTCCTCCGAGGACGAGGACATCTTCGAGGAGACGGCTCAGGTGAGTCCCCCGCGGGGGAAGGAGAAGCGCCAGTGGAGGGCCACTATCCCTTCGCTCAGCATCCAGCCGGTCAGCAGCGCAGACTGGGCCTGGCTGGTCAAGCGGCTGCACAAGCTCTGCATGGACCTCTGCAACAACTACATCCAGATGCACCTGGACCAGGAGAACCTGGTGGACGAGGCAGTGCCCGTCTTCCGGGGGGACCCCCTCTTCTTCCTGCCCTTCTTCCCCTCCACCCCCGAGACTCCCACTCCCTCCACAGGAGGCCTGTCCGGCCGGGGAACACCCTCAGATGACAGCGTGCACTCCCACCTGGCAGAGACGCCGTCGGAGGACACCCACAGCCCTACTGCTGGCTACTGCATGGACAGCCTGCCACAcctgagaggggagaggagagacccaGCGGGCCGCAAGAAGGAGTGGTGGGAGAGTGCTGGGAACAAGCTATACACCATTGCCACcgacaagaccatcaccaagctgATGATGGAGTACAAGAAGAGAAAGCAGCAGCACAACCATACCACCTTCGTGAAGGAGACCAAGGGGGGAGAGAACAGGGGCGAGGCAGGGACGATGAGGGGCCCAGAGTCCTCCAACCCACAGAGGCCCCAGCAGCTGGTGGACCCGGGGCCCATGAGACACTCGTTCAGTGCCGGGCCAGAGGTGCTGAGGCAGGAGAAGATCAGACCCCGCTCCGGTTCTACAGCCAGCT